From Bactrocera oleae isolate idBacOlea1 chromosome 4, idBacOlea1, whole genome shotgun sequence:
TGTTTAtatgctatatacatacattatctAAGTTTGGTGTATTTTTGTCAAatagatttgtatttttatCACAATAATAACTTTTAAGACCCTATCTTTTATAGAAGCTTACTTTTCTTTGAGTTATAGGTCTATAGTGGTTTCTGAGTAATTGAAATAGCAAGGAATAAAATATGGAATGGATATGAAATTATTAGTTtgcgaaaatttttaatacggaatTCTTTTTCAATAGAGCTCCCAtctaaagtgaaaaaaattctgacgatttatttgtaatattttttttcaactaattttttcaAGTCACTTTTAAATTAGTGTTCATATATGCTTACGACTAGACAGACGTTACTATTTAATTTGTTCAAGACCGGAAATATAACTATCAACCCACGTACTTAAGGTTATACTTAGAAACGGGctgtattttacataaaaagttCTGTAGTAACTGAGCTAAAGAATCGAGTTAATTCTTACATTCAGTGAAAATTTTTGATCTCAAGAGTTAAGCTTgattaatatgaaaaatgttcACTTCATTTCTGTATCAAAAACgcaaaatataattgttaaGCTTCATATGTATCATAACTAATTAGCTGTAATCAATGCAAATCCATTCATCGTGCGTTGTGGAAGCTTTATGAATACATTATGCATATTGGGAatcaaaatttagaaaaaagaagaaaaaacgttatcttcgatcaaagctataataatacaatacagttcacaggtgcatttcttttagcaactatatgtataactaaatctgacgATGAAACCGGCCAATGGTTTATATCCAACAAAAaacgttttgctagttctttttagccacgttgtttgatataaacaaccttaaagtcgatttggattacttaataaggaaaaaagatttttttatggGTGAGGAAAACAGGACGTGTggcaaattgtaaaaaaaaagtaaagtaaaaattatatttaatataacgtatttgtaatttattgctCATGCAACTTAGCATTGCGttctataattaataattttgatatcTTCGCAATTTTCACCTCGAATACAGATCTCAATATCGGCTGTTCCACAATATAAGTAAgcaaacgaaaaaataaatggTTCCGCGGAATAAGTATGGGCTTTTCGGTTTCTGCTCATATAtgatttgttgcttttgttttttgctatatttgtgtatatcaaCGTGATTTATCAATTTGTTAATTAATATGCAAtactaaaatttacatatttacgttTGTGCGAGTAAAaccgtaaaaaaaaacaaaaattgcataATGCGCTAATACATTGACACTACAAATGTGACAATGTCATTAACACTTTCCACCTAACTTCGCTGCACAATGGCATAAAATgacgaaaattacaaaaacacatCGATAATAAATCTACTAAATTgcaaatcttttaaaaatagctataaaataaatttgtctaaccttataaaaaattaaaaatatataaggcTTTTTAAACAATTCGTTTTCAGAttgattgtttaaattttaattaatgaaatcaCGATGGTACCAAAATCCTTCGTGACACTGATCATGTCACAAAATTTAATGGGCAGTAGTTCTCGATGAGAATCTGATGGTATATcgctctttctttttttttttttgtctgacGTACTAATTACTTACTTGCTTACTGCTAACTGACAATTAGCATTGTGTTTtgaaactatatatttttttttgtatatgaatTAGTTTGCTAAAAGTAccattaaattacttttaattttttcgatacGTGCCAACGCTATTCAGCACCATAAAATAAATGGTTATCGCTTAGATTTTGGTGTTacgtttgtaatttttgttgcgatatttctccgaaaatttaatactctgtattaatttttatcactgCTTTGTTCAATATTATCTATTTTAGTTAACTGAAAATAAAGAATGAGGGCAAGTTTTGCAATTAACATCTCTTAAAGATAATGgtcaaaattttgttgttaaaatgAACAAGTatggataaaaatatataactaagcCTTCTTTGGCAACCATAAATCGAAGTAGGTATGcagtatacctatatacagacgcaccatttttgatttattatatatttagaagTAGATAAGAACTGAAGATGATCTTAGCTATGCTATGTCGGCAAATACCTTGCAATGCAATAATACCAAAGAccttaaatttttctaatttggtATTTCATTATAGAAATGTTGTTTCAGAAAATATGTCTCAAAAGAGAAActcaaaatacatttttactatttaGTACAGACTTAACTTTCTATCTATCTAcccaaattataataataacactggCAATATAACAACTATGTTGGCatttttatacccagaacagggtataagagaagttatatccacttgcacgTCAGAAAAATacgttttagttttttaaagaatttcacacaattttatGTGCTGTAACTCTCGGTGATtcactttgaaatattttggattCTCTTGATCCCGTTGATGATCTAAAGGAAGACCTTCGAAAAAAGGTGGcgataaaaattattaagaatccaaatatcaaaaaaaaaaatagtacaatatattaatacaggtaatgatcgaataACTATTAATAACGATTCAAAGAAATTTTCCTTACCGACTCTAAAAACAGCGTTTGGAGAAAAGCAGTTTTGAGAGCCGATTacacttaattaaaaaattcttaaaaatacacTGCCTCTAATTTTTACCGCATAAATTTAGCTCCGgttcagccgaagttaacgtatttCTTTCCTAATTACTTATGACAAAATTTGTTGATAATTTAacggaacaaaaatatttttatttataaagagcAAAACCAAATACATTCAAATTGCCGTTTTTGCTAAAAGCTAACTAATATAACTTTTGTTCATTCTAACATATTTTAAACTTAACACATTGAAGTCGTAAACTTCACAAACTTTTTAAGatatttgtaactaattttagatacaaagtaaatatattcTCTACCAATGCTTTTATAAGAGAGTTGTggagtatatttaatattttgtacatatttttggaGTTATTACctattaaatgttaaaaaaaacacattacaTAAAAACTTGCTCCAATTTTACCGATTATGCCATAGCACGATGATATATGCGTGtctgtgtacatatataaatattagtcaGTATTGAAGTACACAAGAAAAGTACCATTTTTCTATTTGCGGTAAAATGATAAATCGAGCAGCATTTATTAACAGCGCGAGGTTCAACTGGATGCATGCAAATAAGCtgtgcatacatatacgtatgtacatatataaatacttgtatgtgtgtttgtatcgCACTTTCACTATCAACGAGTTGCCCACATGCAATTAGCACTTTTTGCGCTCCACTCTGCCGTACTAAGGTAAGCTTATATaaaagcacatatacatacgcacacacatccAGCTGATTGCAAAAAGACACTACGTCATCGAATTTCACGTGCTGCCGGTCGGCCACTGCCGTTACTGTATTTATGTCCATACTCGCCTATTTCGTAACTCTTCCGCAAAGCAATCATATCTCACTGGAAACTTGCCCATCCACTTGtatcatttttatttccaattgcAAATGTGtgataatttataaatacttttcttttcattttctactttttatttAGGTATAACGAAAAGTGCATTTACTTTCATTGCAATAAAATGCTACATTGAATTGTggcaatgtggagttgcacgcTCGCTAACAGCAGTTTTTGGAGCTTGTTTCGTAAGTGACTTAAAGTTGTCCAATTGTGTGGATAACTTAATCACTTTTCTTGCATCGAGTTtgctgcttaagtcttttgacaTAAGTCTCTAGAAAGTGTGCCAACTGTGGTAAAATCAGATTGTTGTGGACACTTGGGTGGAGTTTCTTTAcaagtgaaagaaaaatataaatttgtcaaCAAAAAAGGTTTTAAATATAGGGTAATAAGAATAAgtgtgaaaataatatttaaaaggcGTTTAGTTGTGATATGTATAACATATGTTTTCGACATTTGTCTCTCTGTTTTACTTCGCTGCATCTTTATTTTCCGAAACTAAActgatattgtatatatatctgtTATTTTGTTGTTACTAAAGCAAATCTTACAAAATCACTGATAGTGTCATAAATTGTGgtcaacaaaacaaaacaaaaccacTGTAGACCAGTGATTTTAAACAATAAGGATATCGAATTCCAATGGATTGAGaatctattgaaaatattttgatattagtattttatttgttgcaaacagttttaaaaatatttttgttcgaaTATTTTGGTCGTAGATTGCCAATACTTTAAAACTCTATATAATTATATCTAAAATAAAGGTCTAATTAGAATTGTCTAGTCTAGACGACTCACTATCCCCTTTTTGGAATTAGTTCATTCATATTTCAAGagtataagaaaataataaattcgtaTAGCTTTATTTATACCCTTGTGGTCATTTCAAAATTAAAGCAATGACGAATTCTTAAGTAGTACAAATATCATTATCCTACGACGTTTGACTTTTGAAAAATCCTTTTAGGGAGATAGTTGTGAGTATCAAAACTATTGAAATATAAGAAGTTgatttgtttcaaatttttgaCTTTTCAAAGTAATAAACTACGATTAAGATTATAAAGCTCGATATTGTAATTTTAGTATCAAAGGAAAGGCAAGATTTATACATCTCATTTCAGGTAGCACAaaccaatatgtatgtttgtatgttgtcggattaatatataagttatatttttattgtgtgaaatttttaacGAACTATTCTTCCTATTCTATTCCAATTTACTAGCCATTCATGAAAATTTTGCTTCTTTTAcgcgtaaaataaaaaaaaagaatattgcttTCCCCTGAATAATTTCTAATAGAACTAAAATATCAATGAATTCCTATAAAAAAAGAGTTGAAGGGTTTGAAATCTGACTGAtttcttcaataattttctATGCTTGTTCATAAAAGGCAATAACAGTTCCATTAGTCTTTGTGAAAAGTGGCAACTAATTTacatttgaattaattaaaaaggcTACGTTGttgcaaattattaaattcaacACAAAACAGTAGTGGAAATTTATGCTAACgaaacataacctcaaaacaaACTAGGCAAAATTAAACGAACAAATAATTTATGCGTTTGTAATAAACTTGGTTGATAAATGTATGGCAACATGAGTCaacaaaattcgaaaaatatgcGATTTAAATTGGGTTAGCCCAGGCCTGAAAATAAGAAGAAGTATAGAAAGCAGAGGACAAATAAAAGCACATTCAAAGTGCAATTTAATtgtgtaaacaaatttataaacacAAGTAATGATGATATGCCTATAAAATAacgcaataaaatttagttgtcGGACAATTGAGGGAGGAGAGGGAGCAACATTGCTAAATCAATGAGCAGTTTGCCAGAaagtaaaattaacaaaataacaaaGGCAATTGAAAGTCATAGTGCAATAGATGAAATGACCACAATAGATTGAGTTGAATGGTCATTAATAtgcttattgttgttattttttataataaataaatatctttaagTATTTTGCCAGGCACGCTCCACAGCAAACATCAAGCAGCAGCTGACAGCTACTTTATAATTGTAATCTTTAGTTCACATGAAATTTGCTTTGGTTTTGGAGCTTCTGCCATTAacgcttttattttcatataaaaaaagcatactgatattcacaaatattaaataagtgCCTGTCGTATGGAGCAACCGCAAATCAACCTTTTGGTTATtcgtttgttttttgaaatttcccgAGATGAGCTGATGATATCACATGCCTTGATGAAATGATGCTCGCTGAgcttaaataatattgttacaAAATTGCTGTACGCAAGAGTATTTCtgaaacacaattttatttcttatttctcCACGATCTATGTTTTAAACGCACAATAACAAAATCCGAACtaaatttgtaaacaatttgctaccgagaaaataacaaaacaaaacaaaataaagcaaaattgttAAGTTCGGCTGCGCTGACGCTATGATACCCTTtacaagtgcatttcttatagcaactatatgtgtAACTAAAACTTAGACGTAACCGGCCAACGTTTAACATTCAATGGATAAAGttttgctaatattttttagtcactttgtttaatataaacaaCCTTAAAGTCGAATTACCTAATaagaaaaaagttgtttttttattaagatctttaactttattttgagcggtcagtttgtatggcagctatataccacagtggtccgatatcggcaatttcggcaaatgagcagtttctttgggagaaaaatgtatacattttcagatagatatttcaaaaactgagagactagtttgtgtatatacagacagtctGACGAACAGATGGATCTGGTTAAAACGGCTTACCTCGTCAGagtgatcatttatgtatatactttatatttatttatatatcttatttagggtataataaaacattcataaacaaaaaaatattaaaacgccAAAACATAACCTCATATCGCGCTATGCAAGAGCGACTCGTAGTGCCGATGTGATAAAAGCAGCAAAGGTTGCAAGATTAAAGTCATTTCAtggttttaaaaattacttgcaTTCGGTCATGAACAGACAGCGTAACAGTGAGGTAAGCAACGAAGAAAGcaccaacaactacaactacagcAACCCCGTTAAATATAGCACAATTGTTAGTGTCAGTGTGCCGTTGGTGGCTGCAACCTAAATTAACAGTAATTTGCCATACTTTTACCAATATAAATAGGTAGATTATTTAATAGTTGCATATTTACAGTAGGCACTGTAATATTTTTAGCTGTTTGCTAACATTGTTGAACTTTGGTAAAGTGCGGCGCGTTCAACACGGCACGCTGCCAGGCCACAAGCGGAAATTAATTTcagcatttgtttttgttgctttgtgcATTGCGGCTCTTGTTGTTGGTTGTTATTTTAAGCGCCATAAATTAACCGTATTTCATTGTAATTTTGCTAGCAAAAGATTATACAAAGTTAAATTACTTATTATTACATAAATGGCGTTCACTATCGCAAATTATtcattttgttgtgatttttttatgtttttatattatccTCGACCATTGGAGGTAATAAATTAATTGTACTTGTTTTTACCCAACATGAGGGTGCTAATTTTCAACGGTTAAAAGTTTAATAAGTATTGTTGTAGCAAGCTTTGGTTTATTCGTTGTCACCTCGAGGGTATttgagttaaatattttataatgttatatGAAAGGAACTGGTGTTTAAATAGCAgttatcaaatttaatttatattttcttaaatataatatcatttgaAGTGgtaaaattttcgaataaattattgcttttaGTTATTTATAATGTATGTTTTATTTAACTCTATTAAATCCGGACAAGAATTTAAAATACACACAATATAAATCTAAAATAAGCCTACTTAGTTAATTCTTTTAccttaataaaaacttttgaaataaagtgtaaaaataGTATAAGTCGACATATGTCAATATGAacaattagaaatattttgatcACCTTATTCAAGACTCGACATTGTGCTTTACCTTagcaatattttagaaaaataagctCAAAATATCCATTTTAACTTAAGTCGTCTTAAGAAACTTTGACAtagttcattaaaattttcagtgaTAGCCTTCTCATTTGACACAAATTACTTACTTTAATAATACATCTCGAAATTtgttatcaaaaaataataacagcagCATAAtctgtttaatatataataattataatcttttatataaatgagtAAATAAGGAGACAGTATTTTCTATGTGGAAGAGCAACTGTCTATTGCTATAAATTACACTATATTATACTCATTTTTGGTTCAAAATTTCACCTATGCTTTATACGAACTAAGTTTCATGATGATGAATTACAGCTCGTTTGAACTTCGCTTATGTTTAAAATCCATACTAAAAATTATGCGTTTTTATACCTTGTGTATAAATGTAatgtttgccacaaagtttgttgcatttagaaggaaacgtcggagactttataaaatatatatataaatgatcacagtggtgagttgagttgatttagccctgcccgtctgtctatatatactcgAATTAGTCTCAGTTTTTAAATATCGTTCTGACATTTTGCACACATCGTTTTCTCCTTAAGAATCAGCTTATTTGTCATATACCCATTCTACCGCCCCTTACTAAGTCAGAACCAATTTTTAGATAGCAAATGCCTTCGTTAGTATCTGATTttccataaatataaaaaaaaaccaatttaagTCTTAACTGCTTAGCTgcactatttttatataatattgagatcctcaaaaaattattatttagtatACAAATTTATGGAAAATTAACTAGCACATGCCGTCTCGAAAAAGCTTTGTAAGTAAGTTTTAATAAGTTATTtgatcatatattttatttatgactgAAATTTTCGAATACATTCGTTCTAGTGGAGCATTTTATGCTCGAAAAATTTCATTCCGTTATTGACAAAATAAATATCGTGTAAAAATCACCTAAACgaaaaacaagtcaaaattgAAGTTTTTACACTTGGTGTTCATTTTTAGTGAAATACTACATAGAAAATGTATATGTTTTGTTTTCGATAGTCACAAAAAGGCCTTTGTTgactaaaagtttttaaatttacattgtGTCTgataaactttttatatattttctttaaattatatatctttggAAATCAAAATTAACCGACAATTAGCTTTCCGAATTAATAACACTGTACAACGCCCGGCTGATATTTCGAAGATCCAACTTTAGCCTCTTAAAGCATCTCCAATTACAACTCGACTGAAAAATGATAGACATCATTGAAATCAGGGGAAAATGTAGATTATGTCCTCATTTCTAGTTTTTTAGTTGTTTACGTACCAGAACGAATAATGATGTTTGGAATAAACTCAATTTCCAACATAGAaggcaaatatttcaaatttggaGGTTTACTTCGAAATTACTTAAGACTCAATCTTTCGGTACAAATTGGTTTAGTACAATATTCagcaaaaaagtgtttttttttaattgatgaaAGTTTTCCTCACGCCAAGGAGATAATATTTAATCTGTTTGTACCACCTTTAATGACAGATTTATCTCCAGTGAATATAATTCATctatttcttttgattttttaacaaaattgacttataactacaagtatgtcttttataaataatttgaccGCAGcaccaatttttatttacaacaaattatcttgtagacaaattttatttattatattatataataccttTTGTCTGATTAACACGCAATAACTGTTAACGTTCATATTTTCGAATAGTAATTATTACATTTCAGCGCTAATTTCTGGGAAGCCGGATTAAAGTGAccttagatttttattaaatatttttttgttatctttTTTCCCAAATTTGTTGACAAGCATATATTTCACTAATTAATGAActcttttgttgctattgttgttatgaaatatttttgaaactgtTACATTTTTTGCTTTGCATCAACCTTGTCGACCAGACACCCACAATCGCAATTCCCATTTTGAGAAATTACATAACATTTCAATATAACAATACACAACAACACACATGTAAGCTTGAATGTAAGTTTGTATGTGATGTATATTGCGGTCAGCGCTCCTTCACTGCGTTATGCAAATTTGGAATGGTTCAGCAGCCCAGTTGCTGATCACCGAAGACAGCCAGCACGATCAACCGCAAGCTCGCTTTCAGCATATTAACCTCATTTGCAGACAGCGATGCCAGACAATGACCTTTTTAAGGGGTGGTCACGGTTATTTATGAATTCTGCTTATGACCTCAATTATATAGTAACTTACATCCTGCTTTTAACAATTTTGCATGTTTATTTGTGAAGGCATAGAAATTTACAAATGTATAGAGTATATCTATATACCGCATTCTCGACATTATTTCtcacttttattataatttctatTAAAGCTCTCATACTGAATCTCTTCCACAGTTTTGTGCCCTTGGTACGCTCTCCCTACTCACACTTGGCGCCGGCAAGGCGCTGATCGATCAGCAGACCGCCGAATCGCAAGCGAAGAGTGTCACCGTTGCTCAGCAACGCATCGGCTGGGACCACGATCAGCATGAGGTGCACGAACACCACCATCACGAGCATCATCACGATCCGGGCTTCTGGAAGAAGAAAGTGACATGGAAAGAAGGCTGGAAAAAGATTTGGAAACCAGCGAAGAAACAAATTTGGAATCCCTCATGGAAGCAAATCTGGAAACCGATTTGGGTGGCAGTTAAGGTGCCCGCTTGGAAGGATATCAAAGTGCCGGCGTGGAAGCAAGTGTGGAAGCCCATTTGGAAGGAGATAAAGGTGCCCGCGTGGAAGGAAATACAAGTACCGGATTGGAAGAAGATTTGGAAGCCAGTGTGGGTGCCAACGAAAGTGCCCGCATGGAAGGACATACAAGTGCCAGCGTGGAAGCAAATTTGGGTGCCAGTATGGAAGGAAATACAAGTGCCAGCATGGAAGGAAATACAAGTACCAGAGTGGAAGCAATACTGGACGCCAGAGTGGATTAAGGTGGGTGTACCTGGTGAGAAGTATTTGGGTAAAGACCCTGAAGGTTGGGAATATACCAGTCATGATTTGTGGAAGAAGAAGTTGGTTTGGAAATCACATTGGAAGAAGATTTGGAAGCCAGCAAAGAAGCAAATTTGGGTACCAAGCAAAAAATTGGAATGGAAGGACGAATGGAAGCAAATCTGGAAACCGGCGAAAAAGCAGATCTGGGTTGATGACAAGAAATTGGAATGGAAGGAAGCGTGGAAACAAATCTGGAAGCCAGCTAAGAAACTCATTTGGATTCCCGACAAGAAACTCGAATGGAAAGAATCTTGGGTGCAAATTTGGAAACCGgcgaaaaaacaaatttgggtCGAAGACAAAAAACTTGAATGGAAGGAAGCATGGAAACAGATTTGGGTGCCTGGGTGGAAGGAAATTTGGGTGCCTGCTTGGAAGAAAATCTGGCGACCGGTTATCATATCCGAATGGTTCCCCACACCCGATCATCATGATCACCACCACGAGCACGTAGAGCATGGCTGGGATCGCAAAGATGTCCAGACGCAGGATAGTAATAAAGTGGTGTGGAAACGCGATGACAAAGCGACACAACTCAAGCCCGTTGCCACAGTCGATTTTCAATCAGCAAAAGCGACTGAGGTGCGAACATCCGCCGCGGTGGGTATAAAACCTGCAGCTGCAGCGGCGGTGGCGCAAACGCCAGGTCAGGGCCTCAAGTTCCCTGGTGCGTAAATTATTGCGTTgcacaaaatttttgttgttacattTCACATCAGTTAAACgcattttttgttgtacttgtaaATAGGTATTCCAGTCGTTAGTTTTTAAGTCGCTTCACAAatcgtaattttatttaaatttatttagttttaatccACTCCCCCCTACCAACCATTCCTTTCGCCCTTCCATTCGTACCAATGCATAAGAAttcttttttataacttttgtattattttaatttaattatatatacttatattatacttATGCCACGATTATgacaagtaaatataaatatttaatttatatctaAGTTGTTTcggttaatttcattttattaatatttaattaaacatatgAAGTTGTCATCATGTACGAGTAGAGTTgagtgaaataataaaaattgttaattattttttataccataataaataatgaagatatagtttcaatattttcgaattttagcAATTTACCCTGCAATTAACTCTTCAAAGATATTCGGAGCATTGCGGCGAGTTTTACTTTTGGGCGGTACGATAGGCGCCTAGCCTACGATTGAAAATGCGGTTAGTGGCACTGGGGACGGCATAGTTGTGATCCAGTGCTTTGTCATGGTTGAGAAACACTTTTTTCTTCGTCAAAAGATATTTTCTGCAGTTCGGCTTAGATTTTGTATTTTGCCAATAAGTCTGCGCTTTTCCAGATGATCGATGTATGTTAACCTTCGTCGGAGCAGGTTCGCTAAAGCCTACTGTCTCGACTATTTCTAGATTTCTGGTGTGTAACAGTGCATCCATGTATCAGTGACGGTCCGTTAAACGACTCAAAAACTTCTACGGATAATGCTTAAACAGTTTCAAGACACATGAGTGGCCTTACGGTTACGCTTGCTATTCAGCGTGAGTAAACACGTCATCTACATATAGCGGTATAGCGGCGACAACTTTTTTCCGATATTTTACTCAGAATATGACACTCGTGGTCTTTTGATATGCTTGCTGTCGCAGCTTTCCCGCGTACCTTCAATCTGCCTGGCAGACCGCAGACCGTGGACTTTTGTCATTTTACATTATCCTTCGTGGTAGTCGTTTTCCAGGCAtctgtgcctgtgtgtgtgtgtcttattAAAAACCGACGTGCGACCACACAGAATCTCGATAAACCAACTTCTTACGGTCGATATCGAAGCACTCACCATACACATACTGTACAGCATCCAA
This genomic window contains:
- the LOC106624038 gene encoding uncharacterized protein → MRFQQSLVFCALGTLSLLTLGAGKALIDQQTAESQAKSVTVAQQRIGWDHDQHEVHEHHHHEHHHDPGFWKKKVTWKEGWKKIWKPAKKQIWNPSWKQIWKPIWVAVKVPAWKDIKVPAWKQVWKPIWKEIKVPAWKEIQVPDWKKIWKPVWVPTKVPAWKDIQVPAWKQIWVPVWKEIQVPAWKEIQVPEWKQYWTPEWIKVGVPGEKYLGKDPEGWEYTSHDLWKKKLVWKSHWKKIWKPAKKQIWVPSKKLEWKDEWKQIWKPAKKQIWVDDKKLEWKEAWKQIWKPAKKLIWIPDKKLEWKESWVQIWKPAKKQIWVEDKKLEWKEAWKQIWVPGWKEIWVPAWKKIWRPVIISEWFPTPDHHDHHHEHVEHGWDRKDVQTQDSNKVVWKRDDKATQLKPVATVDFQSAKATEVRTSAAVGIKPAAAAAVAQTPGQGLKFPGA